From the uncultured Trichococcus sp. genome, one window contains:
- a CDS encoding nitroreductase family protein, whose amino-acid sequence MDFMKVMHTRQTTRSFQTFGLSRGQIEIMLQAGQNAPISRGRFEDYHITVIKNSEILAAITSAAKEVTGNPDKDPLYGAPAFFVVSVKEPAKPGSIASAAAIVENMHLQATAELLGSCFLMGIMANGTLDAEGIREKMQIPDGFTPVAGMVAGYPHGYLHDRQRTLEKIASNIVE is encoded by the coding sequence ATGGATTTTATGAAAGTAATGCATACAAGACAAACAACACGCAGCTTCCAGACGTTCGGTCTATCCCGAGGACAAATCGAAATTATGCTGCAAGCTGGCCAGAATGCACCGATCAGCCGCGGCCGCTTTGAGGATTACCATATCACGGTCATAAAAAATTCGGAAATATTGGCAGCGATTACATCAGCTGCGAAGGAAGTGACGGGCAATCCGGACAAAGATCCCTTGTACGGAGCACCTGCCTTTTTCGTTGTTTCCGTTAAGGAACCGGCTAAGCCAGGCAGCATCGCAAGCGCAGCCGCAATCGTCGAAAATATGCACCTGCAGGCAACCGCAGAACTTTTGGGCAGTTGCTTCCTGATGGGAATCATGGCGAACGGCACGTTGGACGCTGAAGGCATCCGCGAAAAAATGCAGATTCCCGACGGTTTTACGCCTGTAGCCGGGATGGTGGCGGGCTATCCGCACGGCTATCTGCATGACAGACAGCGTACACTGGAAAAAATTGCCAGCAACATCGTTGAATAA
- a CDS encoding ABC transporter ATP-binding protein, which produces MAYISLKNVSKFYQMGETRITANDKISFDINEGEFVVILGPSGAGKSTVLNILGGMDDADEGHISIDGVDISQFTSKALTTYRRRDVGFVFQFYNLVPNLTAKENVELASQISPHARDAAEVMREVGLGERMDNFPAQLSGGEQQRVAIARALAKQPKLLLCDEPTGALDYETGKQVLKLLQDTCLDTGTTVIVITHNQAIAAMANRIIEINNAKVRAIHENPNPKPVSEIEW; this is translated from the coding sequence ATGGCGTACATTTCCTTAAAGAATGTCAGCAAATTCTATCAGATGGGCGAGACTCGGATCACAGCCAACGACAAGATCAGCTTCGACATCAACGAAGGGGAGTTTGTAGTGATATTGGGACCCAGTGGAGCCGGCAAATCCACCGTTCTGAACATCCTCGGAGGGATGGATGATGCCGATGAAGGCCATATCAGCATCGATGGGGTGGACATCTCCCAGTTCACTTCAAAAGCGTTGACGACCTACAGAAGGCGGGATGTCGGTTTCGTCTTCCAATTCTATAATCTTGTGCCTAACCTGACCGCGAAGGAGAACGTGGAGCTTGCCTCGCAAATATCCCCGCATGCCCGCGACGCTGCTGAGGTGATGCGGGAAGTGGGCTTGGGCGAGCGCATGGACAACTTCCCGGCGCAGCTCTCCGGAGGCGAACAGCAACGTGTCGCCATCGCCCGCGCCTTGGCAAAGCAGCCCAAGCTGCTGCTTTGCGATGAGCCGACAGGGGCACTGGATTACGAAACGGGCAAACAAGTGCTGAAACTGCTGCAGGATACGTGCCTCGATACCGGAACGACTGTCATCGTCATCACGCATAACCAAGCCATCGCAGCCATGGCGAACCGGATCATCGAAATCAACAATGCCAAAGTTAGGGCTATCCATGAAAATCCCAATCCTAAACCAGTATCAGAAATCGAATGGTAG
- a CDS encoding FtsX-like permease family protein has protein sequence MKKKALWKDIWIEIGKSKARFLALLAIITLGVAFFAGIKAAGPDMLDTANQYYEENNLYDLKVLSTYGLEEADIAILAETADLVAHPMRTVDIEMEGSDFLVKVFPLQEGPDPVNAYALVDGRLPEKSGEIALDAKQNLIDTYQIGDTIAFRHESDEDLTNEEKENRISLKEQAYTVVGFVDSPMYIETMMRGSTNVGKGSLDAFVVVPESDILGSIYTEAYLTIAPDVAETGYTDSYDDQVDNLADEVELALNGRPLERINEIRAEGQRKIKDAEDELQEGKDKLAEAEQELQDARQQLDDGIAAYEENRQLFLDEIAAAENTLAASQAEIDAGMAEYRAGLATYLENKALYDEAKVAWEAQKDSLQGQAGSDASLDVLLASLPDTPEGREIADLAKSLLDGQAEIEAAQASLEAKGVELQERATALAAKGELLLAEQTSLETDAAAYQSELAVFTADMIAFQTEKATKQAEFSARQAAIDAERAALAALDPETDPSVAERLAAVADQQATLDAEQTALAQAEADLASRQIELEQQGADLSIRQEALTADAAAFQTERASEEAALLEEQRLLEEAGTELVAKGEELLEQQQLLEEKIAAFMADAEAQIAAADAQFAEQGAALENGRLELASAFAQLEDGQAQINAGWSELENQRASGEQALAEAWQQIQQGEEEYQEGLATFSAERADAEIEIADGERQVEEAKQALADLIEPVYYVTDRSGNPGYQEYRDNADRISAIAEIFPVFFFLIAALVSFTTMARMVDEQRQQMGTLKGLGYSDFDIAKKYLIYAAIACIVGTSLGLVAGYNIFPEVIFDAYGSMYSLPSVKITYYLSYALISIAIAMLCTIGPAAWAAHTSLRENPAAMMRPKAPKNGKRVLLERVTFIWDRLSFNSKITVRNLLRYKARNMMTILGVAGCTALILTGYGIKNSISGLADTQFNDVMRYNAITAMRPEASKEEIASYDELIAATSEITGHLKVVQESYKLDKKGVNLQNVTVFAPLETENLPDFVSLRDRSTQEPIALTDEGAVISEKLANLAGIGPGDSIEIRNDEMQTYQIPIQAVTENYVNHYIYLTPALYEDIFIQSAEPTTDLLLFDEPESWERSFGSEAMGEKAVALVTFINSVDRSFAETLGSLDIVTLVLIVSAAALAFVVLYSLTNINVSERIRELSTIKVLGFYDVEVSMYIYRESLILTLLGIFSGFVLGKILSTVVLKMVEIDFMMFPPTIMPISYLYSGLLSLLFSSVVMLIMHRKLKQVDMIEALKSVE, from the coding sequence ATGAAGAAGAAGGCGCTATGGAAAGATATCTGGATAGAGATAGGCAAAAGTAAGGCGCGTTTCCTCGCGTTATTGGCAATCATTACGTTGGGCGTGGCCTTCTTTGCCGGCATCAAAGCGGCGGGTCCGGATATGCTGGATACCGCCAACCAATATTATGAAGAAAATAATCTGTATGACCTGAAAGTGTTGTCCACTTACGGTTTGGAAGAAGCGGATATCGCCATTCTGGCGGAAACTGCCGATCTGGTTGCCCATCCGATGCGGACGGTGGATATCGAAATGGAGGGCAGTGACTTTCTTGTAAAGGTATTCCCGTTGCAGGAAGGTCCTGATCCGGTCAACGCATATGCGCTAGTCGACGGCAGACTGCCGGAAAAAAGCGGCGAAATCGCCTTGGATGCGAAACAGAATCTGATCGATACTTATCAGATCGGGGATACGATCGCCTTCCGCCATGAGTCCGATGAAGACCTTACTAATGAAGAAAAAGAAAACCGCATTTCCTTGAAAGAGCAGGCATACACGGTCGTCGGTTTCGTCGACTCGCCGATGTACATCGAAACGATGATGCGCGGCTCTACGAACGTCGGGAAAGGCAGCCTGGATGCTTTCGTTGTCGTGCCTGAGTCGGACATACTCGGCAGCATCTACACGGAGGCTTATCTGACGATCGCTCCCGATGTGGCGGAAACAGGCTATACGGACAGCTATGACGATCAGGTGGACAATCTGGCGGATGAAGTGGAACTCGCCTTGAACGGGAGGCCGTTGGAGCGCATCAACGAAATCCGTGCGGAAGGGCAACGGAAGATCAAAGACGCGGAAGATGAACTGCAGGAGGGGAAAGACAAACTTGCGGAAGCCGAGCAGGAACTGCAGGATGCCCGGCAACAATTGGATGACGGCATAGCTGCCTATGAAGAAAATCGCCAGTTGTTTCTGGATGAAATCGCAGCAGCCGAGAACACTTTAGCCGCCAGTCAAGCTGAAATCGATGCTGGCATGGCCGAATACCGCGCAGGCCTGGCGACCTATCTCGAAAACAAAGCGCTCTATGACGAGGCAAAAGTTGCCTGGGAGGCGCAGAAAGACTCCCTGCAAGGGCAGGCCGGTTCGGACGCTTCATTGGACGTGCTGCTGGCGAGCCTTCCGGATACGCCGGAAGGCCGCGAAATCGCTGATCTGGCGAAAAGTTTGCTCGATGGGCAAGCCGAAATTGAAGCGGCCCAAGCCTCGCTGGAGGCCAAGGGTGTGGAGCTGCAGGAACGGGCAACAGCCTTAGCGGCAAAAGGCGAACTGCTTTTGGCCGAGCAGACAAGTCTGGAGACGGACGCGGCAGCTTACCAGAGCGAACTGGCCGTCTTCACCGCTGACATGATAGCCTTCCAAACGGAAAAAGCAACCAAACAAGCGGAGTTCTCGGCACGACAGGCCGCCATCGATGCAGAAAGGGCAGCCTTGGCAGCTTTGGATCCGGAGACGGACCCGAGCGTGGCCGAACGCTTGGCGGCAGTGGCTGATCAGCAGGCAACTTTGGATGCGGAACAGACTGCTCTGGCGCAAGCTGAAGCGGATTTGGCGAGCCGCCAAATTGAGTTGGAGCAACAAGGCGCCGACTTATCGATCCGGCAAGAAGCCTTGACCGCTGATGCCGCCGCTTTCCAGACGGAACGGGCCAGTGAAGAGGCCGCTCTCCTGGAAGAACAGCGCCTCTTGGAGGAAGCCGGCACCGAGCTGGTTGCCAAAGGAGAAGAATTGCTGGAGCAACAACAACTGCTGGAAGAAAAAATTGCGGCATTCATGGCTGATGCCGAAGCCCAGATTGCAGCCGCTGATGCCCAATTCGCCGAACAAGGGGCAGCGTTGGAAAACGGCCGATTGGAATTGGCATCGGCCTTTGCCCAACTGGAGGACGGACAGGCACAGATCAACGCCGGCTGGTCCGAGTTGGAAAACCAACGCGCGAGCGGTGAACAAGCCCTGGCGGAAGCTTGGCAACAAATCCAGCAGGGCGAAGAGGAGTATCAGGAAGGCTTGGCCACCTTCTCGGCCGAGCGGGCCGATGCAGAAATCGAGATAGCCGATGGGGAACGGCAAGTCGAAGAAGCGAAGCAAGCCTTGGCCGATCTGATTGAACCGGTCTACTACGTGACGGATCGGTCCGGGAACCCTGGTTATCAGGAATACCGCGACAATGCCGACCGCATCTCGGCAATCGCAGAGATTTTCCCGGTGTTTTTCTTCCTGATTGCGGCTTTGGTGAGCTTCACGACGATGGCCCGGATGGTGGATGAGCAACGCCAACAGATGGGGACGTTGAAAGGACTCGGTTACAGCGATTTCGACATCGCCAAAAAATATTTGATCTATGCGGCGATCGCCTGCATCGTGGGGACATCCCTCGGTCTGGTGGCCGGATACAATATTTTCCCTGAGGTCATCTTTGATGCCTATGGGTCCATGTACAGCCTGCCTTCCGTAAAAATCACCTATTACTTGTCCTACGCTCTGATTTCCATAGCTATCGCAATGCTTTGCACCATCGGACCGGCAGCTTGGGCTGCCCACACGTCGCTCCGGGAAAATCCGGCAGCGATGATGCGCCCGAAAGCGCCGAAAAACGGCAAGCGTGTGCTTCTGGAACGGGTGACGTTCATTTGGGATCGCCTAAGCTTCAATTCAAAGATAACGGTACGCAACTTGCTGCGCTACAAAGCGCGCAATATGATGACGATACTGGGTGTCGCCGGCTGTACCGCCCTGATCTTGACCGGATACGGCATCAAAAATTCGATCTCCGGATTGGCGGATACACAGTTCAATGATGTGATGCGCTACAACGCAATCACGGCGATGCGTCCGGAAGCGAGCAAGGAAGAAATCGCCTCCTATGATGAACTGATCGCGGCAACCTCTGAAATAACAGGCCATCTCAAAGTGGTCCAGGAGAGCTACAAACTGGATAAAAAAGGTGTGAACCTGCAGAACGTCACGGTTTTTGCTCCGCTGGAAACCGAAAATCTCCCGGATTTTGTCAGCCTGCGTGACCGTTCAACTCAGGAACCGATCGCATTGACGGATGAGGGAGCCGTCATCTCGGAAAAATTGGCGAATTTGGCAGGCATCGGACCGGGGGACAGCATCGAAATCCGGAATGACGAAATGCAGACCTATCAGATTCCGATCCAGGCTGTCACCGAGAACTACGTCAACCATTACATTTACTTGACGCCAGCCCTTTATGAAGATATCTTCATCCAAAGTGCGGAACCGACAACGGATCTTTTGCTGTTTGATGAACCGGAAAGTTGGGAGCGGAGCTTCGGATCCGAAGCGATGGGAGAAAAGGCGGTCGCGTTGGTGACGTTCATCAATTCCGTCGACCGCAGCTTCGCCGAAACCTTAGGGAGTCTGGACATCGTCACCTTGGTATTGATCGTGTCGGCGGCGGCATTGGCTTTCGTAGTCCTGTACAGTCTGACGAACATCAACGTATCGGAGCGGATCAGGGAACTGTCGACCATCAAAGTTTTGGGGTTCTATGATGTGGAAGTGAGCATGTACATCTACAGGGAGTCCTTGATCTTAACCTTGTTGGGCATTTTTTCCGGGTTTGTGCTCGGGAAAATTCTGAGCACAGTCGTTCTTAAAATGGTGGAAATCGACTTCATGATGTTTCCGCCGACCATCATGCCGATCAGTTACCTTTACTCAGGCCTGCTGTCGTTGCTGTTCTCAAGCGTCGTCATGCTGATCATGCACCGCAAACTCAAACAAGTGGACATGATCGAAGCGCTCAAGTCAGTCGAGTAA
- a CDS encoding aromatic acid exporter family protein, with the protein MRTTKSGVAVGLCVLLFKLLDRGSPMLAGLAAVFALREDCTQSLHHGIRRVGGNAVAGILGVSLVAVKGFLGLDFSVDFFGTIIAIIILITVCNILDMSTAIVGATATFLVVFYNIDNNEKTVYAIQRVLDTVIGASIAIGVNYLLPGAPQPPSEN; encoded by the coding sequence ATGCGTACAACCAAATCCGGCGTTGCCGTCGGGCTGTGTGTCCTGCTGTTCAAATTGTTGGACCGAGGTTCTCCTATGCTGGCCGGATTGGCGGCAGTCTTCGCTTTGCGTGAAGATTGCACGCAATCGCTCCATCATGGCATCCGCCGAGTCGGAGGCAATGCTGTCGCCGGCATTTTGGGTGTTAGCTTGGTTGCTGTCAAAGGTTTTCTGGGCTTGGATTTTTCTGTTGATTTCTTCGGCACAATCATCGCCATCATCATCCTGATCACGGTCTGCAACATCCTGGACATGTCAACGGCAATCGTGGGGGCTACGGCTACCTTTCTCGTTGTTTTCTACAATATAGATAATAACGAAAAGACCGTTTATGCCATCCAAAGGGTGTTGGATACAGTAATCGGCGCGTCCATCGCAATCGGGGTCAACTACCTGCTGCCTGGCGCGCCTCAACCACCATCCGAAAACTGA
- a CDS encoding ABC transporter substrate-binding protein: MKKKLLMGLASVFVLAACGNGATEESDTIKLGGNFELSGGASAYGTLMDQGIKMAVAEQNAADGLLGKEIEYISYDNKSEPSESTSVATRLATEDNVVAILGPATTGAANAQSPAVTRAKVPAILPAATGDGVTMDGDSVLEYVFRVCFQDSFQGKALAEFAQTDLQATKAVILVDNSTDYAIGLADAFKETFTGEIVAEENFTDGDTDFKAILTNVSRLDYDVIFLPGYYEEAGLIIKQAREMGIVQPILGPDGFANSTLVELAGADNMDNVFYASHFTPNSEEPKVQEFLAAFEAEYGKPADSFAALAYDAAQLVFDAIANADSTDPQAITDALAATEDFEGVTGTFSFDENHNPIKSAFVIELQDGVEVGNSVVEPAK; this comes from the coding sequence ATGAAAAAGAAATTATTGATGGGCTTGGCATCTGTATTCGTACTTGCAGCATGCGGCAATGGCGCGACAGAAGAGAGCGATACGATCAAATTGGGTGGTAACTTCGAATTATCAGGCGGTGCGAGCGCATACGGCACGCTGATGGACCAAGGGATCAAAATGGCTGTTGCAGAGCAGAACGCTGCAGATGGCTTATTGGGCAAAGAGATTGAATACATATCTTACGATAATAAATCCGAGCCTTCAGAATCCACATCGGTTGCGACTCGTTTAGCTACCGAAGATAATGTTGTCGCAATCTTGGGACCTGCTACAACGGGTGCAGCAAATGCACAATCTCCAGCAGTCACAAGAGCAAAAGTACCAGCGATCCTTCCTGCTGCTACAGGCGATGGCGTAACAATGGATGGCGATTCCGTTCTGGAATACGTATTCCGCGTATGTTTCCAGGATTCTTTCCAAGGTAAAGCCTTGGCTGAATTCGCCCAAACAGACTTGCAAGCCACAAAAGCTGTCATCTTAGTGGATAATTCGACTGACTACGCGATCGGCTTGGCTGATGCGTTCAAAGAAACGTTCACTGGAGAAATCGTAGCGGAAGAAAACTTCACAGATGGCGACACAGACTTCAAAGCAATCCTTACCAATGTTTCTCGTTTGGACTATGATGTTATTTTCTTGCCTGGTTATTATGAAGAAGCAGGACTGATCATCAAGCAAGCCCGCGAAATGGGGATTGTACAACCTATTTTAGGACCGGATGGTTTCGCTAACTCAACCTTGGTTGAATTGGCAGGTGCCGATAACATGGATAATGTATTCTACGCCAGCCACTTCACTCCGAACAGTGAAGAGCCCAAAGTACAGGAATTCTTGGCTGCTTTTGAAGCAGAGTACGGCAAACCGGCAGATTCATTCGCAGCCTTGGCTTACGATGCAGCGCAATTGGTATTCGATGCAATCGCGAATGCTGACAGCACAGATCCTCAAGCAATCACAGATGCTTTAGCTGCAACTGAAGATTTCGAAGGCGTAACGGGTACCTTCTCATTTGATGAGAACCACAACCCTATCAAATCCGCTTTCGTCATCGAATTACAAGATGGTGTAGAAGTCGGCAACTCTGTTGTTGAACCAGCTAAATAG
- a CDS encoding branched-chain amino acid ABC transporter permease, which produces MENLVQQLINGISLGSIYALIALGYTMVYGVIKLINFAHGDIYMVGAYLGYALIQNVGLGLFPSILISMIFCAILGVVIEKIAYKPLRGATRVATLITAIGVSYLLQNVMIYIMGPEVKAFPTALVIRNWTFGGVTINSQQILIFLTTVILMVALQVIVKYTKMGKAMRAVSTDPEAAQLMGINVDNIISFTFVLGSSLAGAAGVLVGIYYNSISPLMGVTPGLKAFVAAVFGGIGIIPGAMVGGYVIGIIETLVSAYGGSMFKDAVVYLILIIILIVKPSGIFGKNTKEKV; this is translated from the coding sequence ATGGAAAATTTAGTTCAACAACTGATAAACGGTATATCGTTGGGAAGTATCTACGCTTTGATTGCGCTAGGGTACACCATGGTATACGGTGTCATCAAATTGATTAACTTTGCCCACGGGGACATTTATATGGTGGGCGCGTACCTTGGATATGCTTTGATCCAAAACGTCGGCCTCGGTCTTTTCCCATCCATTCTGATTTCAATGATTTTTTGTGCCATTTTAGGGGTGGTCATCGAGAAGATCGCCTACAAACCATTGCGGGGCGCGACCAGGGTAGCAACGCTGATTACAGCCATCGGGGTTTCTTATTTATTGCAAAATGTGATGATCTATATAATGGGACCTGAAGTAAAGGCCTTCCCGACCGCTTTGGTCATCCGGAATTGGACATTCGGCGGGGTGACCATCAACTCGCAGCAGATTCTGATTTTCCTGACGACGGTAATTCTGATGGTCGCTTTGCAGGTCATCGTAAAGTACACAAAAATGGGGAAAGCGATGCGGGCGGTGAGTACCGATCCTGAAGCGGCGCAATTGATGGGTATCAACGTCGATAACATTATTTCCTTCACGTTCGTCCTGGGTTCTTCCTTAGCCGGAGCGGCAGGCGTATTGGTCGGAATCTACTATAATTCGATTTCGCCATTGATGGGTGTGACGCCGGGTCTGAAAGCCTTCGTTGCGGCAGTGTTCGGCGGCATCGGCATCATCCCCGGAGCAATGGTCGGAGGCTACGTGATCGGCATCATCGAGACTCTGGTCAGCGCTTATGGCGGATCGATGTTCAAAGACGCGGTTGTGTACCTGATTCTGATCATCATTCTGATCGTTAAACCTTCCGGAATCTTCGGAAAAAATACAAAAGAGAAAGTGTAG
- a CDS encoding branched-chain amino acid ABC transporter permease — MKQLNKTNLGWLILIALMVVVLFVGVSSNVISPFYQITLVTILINVILAIGLNLVIGFSGQFSLGHAGFMAIGAYSGAIIGDKIEGLPGFFTGLFVGMFISIVVALIVGIPTLRLKGDYLAIATLGVAEIIRILILNMGDLTNGARGISGISFPFESNMSFIMVLFLIVVVTSIITINYIHSSPGRATIAIREDEIAAESMGVNATTYKVIAFMIGAATASIAGSLYGTYFSVITPGDFTFQKSIDVLIIVVFGGIGSVTGTVVAAVALGVLNTYLQSFGELRMIFYALAIIGIMVFRPGGLLGNREFTMSALLKRFAKKDSAKKEVQ; from the coding sequence ATGAAACAATTGAACAAAACAAATCTAGGTTGGCTCATTCTTATCGCTTTGATGGTTGTCGTTCTGTTTGTCGGCGTCAGCTCAAATGTCATTTCTCCCTTCTATCAAATTACGTTAGTGACAATTCTGATCAATGTCATCCTTGCGATCGGATTGAATCTGGTCATCGGATTCTCTGGTCAGTTCTCTCTGGGACATGCCGGTTTTATGGCAATCGGAGCCTATAGCGGCGCCATCATCGGTGATAAGATCGAAGGCTTGCCAGGTTTTTTTACCGGGTTATTCGTGGGGATGTTCATTTCCATCGTTGTGGCGCTGATCGTCGGCATTCCGACACTCCGTCTGAAAGGTGATTATTTAGCTATCGCGACTCTGGGAGTGGCGGAAATCATCCGTATCCTGATTCTGAACATGGGCGATCTTACGAACGGCGCACGCGGAATCAGCGGCATCTCTTTCCCGTTTGAATCAAATATGAGTTTTATTATGGTCCTGTTCCTTATTGTGGTCGTAACGAGCATCATCACCATCAACTACATCCACAGCAGTCCAGGACGTGCGACCATTGCCATCCGTGAAGATGAGATTGCGGCTGAATCGATGGGTGTCAACGCAACGACTTACAAAGTCATCGCCTTTATGATCGGTGCGGCAACTGCCAGCATCGCAGGTTCTTTGTACGGCACATACTTCAGCGTAATCACGCCTGGCGATTTCACTTTCCAGAAATCAATCGATGTGCTGATCATCGTCGTGTTCGGCGGTATCGGCAGCGTAACAGGCACAGTCGTCGCTGCTGTTGCACTGGGTGTCCTGAATACGTATCTGCAATCGTTCGGTGAACTGCGCATGATTTTCTATGCGCTGGCCATCATCGGCATCATGGTATTCCGTCCAGGCGGATTGTTGGGCAACCGTGAATTCACGATGTCCGCTTTGTTGAAACGCTTTGCCAAAAAAGATTCTGCTAAGAAGGAGGTCCAATAA
- a CDS encoding ABC transporter ATP-binding protein: protein MSLLEVKELTKNFGGLAAVSNVDFAIEENELVGLIGPNGAGKTTFFNLLTGVYVPTEGTIELEIDNKKVLLNGKAPYKITDLGLARTFQNIRLFKELTVLDNVLIAMHSTQGESTFHSLLRTPTYYRKEAEMREKALELLAIFELEKKYDVLAKNLPYGEQRRLEIVRALATNPKILFLDEPAAGMNPQETAELTALIRKIQKDFKITVVLIEHDMSLVMNVCERIYVLEYGRLLAKGTPEEIQKNPAVIKAYLGGD, encoded by the coding sequence ATGAGCCTATTAGAAGTAAAAGAATTGACCAAAAACTTCGGCGGTTTGGCCGCGGTATCCAATGTCGATTTTGCGATCGAAGAAAATGAATTGGTCGGCTTGATCGGTCCCAATGGTGCTGGTAAAACGACCTTCTTCAACTTGCTGACGGGCGTTTACGTTCCGACAGAAGGCACAATCGAATTGGAGATCGACAACAAGAAAGTCTTGTTGAACGGAAAGGCGCCTTACAAAATTACGGATCTCGGCTTGGCGCGTACGTTCCAGAACATCCGCCTTTTCAAGGAACTGACGGTGCTCGACAATGTACTGATTGCGATGCACAGCACGCAAGGCGAGAGCACTTTCCACAGCTTGCTGCGCACGCCGACTTATTACCGCAAGGAAGCCGAAATGCGTGAGAAAGCCTTGGAACTGTTGGCCATTTTCGAATTGGAAAAGAAATATGACGTTTTGGCGAAAAATCTGCCTTACGGGGAGCAACGCCGTCTGGAAATCGTCCGTGCTTTGGCGACAAATCCGAAGATCCTCTTCCTTGATGAGCCTGCAGCCGGTATGAATCCACAAGAGACTGCCGAATTGACAGCTTTGATCCGTAAAATTCAGAAAGATTTCAAAATCACCGTCGTTCTGATCGAGCATGATATGTCCTTGGTCATGAATGTGTGCGAAAGAATCTATGTGTTGGAATACGGCCGTCTGCTTGCCAAAGGAACGCCGGAAGAAATCCAAAAAAATCCAGCCGTAATCAAGGCTTATCTAGGAGGCGACTAA
- a CDS encoding ABC transporter ATP-binding protein, which produces MIQAIKDISFEVNEGEIVTLIGANGAGKSTILRTISGLVKPSSGEIEYLGKPIHNVATRKIVEQGIAQVPEGRHVFKGLTVQENLDLGSFTRKDKQNLAGDLEAVFERFPILRERKNQDAATLSGGEQQMLAMGRALMTKPKLLLLDEPSMGLAPIFIKEIFHIIQDIQKQGTTILLIEQNANVALKIANRGYVLETGNIVLTGTGEELLASDEVQKAYLGG; this is translated from the coding sequence ATGATCCAAGCCATCAAAGATATCAGCTTTGAAGTGAATGAAGGCGAAATCGTGACGTTGATCGGAGCCAACGGAGCAGGGAAGTCCACCATTTTGCGGACGATTTCCGGGCTGGTGAAGCCATCTTCAGGCGAAATTGAATATTTGGGGAAACCGATCCATAATGTGGCGACCCGAAAAATCGTTGAACAAGGGATCGCCCAAGTTCCGGAAGGCCGCCATGTCTTCAAAGGCTTGACGGTTCAGGAAAATCTAGATTTGGGTAGCTTCACCCGAAAAGATAAGCAGAACCTTGCAGGTGATCTGGAAGCGGTATTCGAACGTTTCCCGATTCTGCGCGAAAGAAAAAATCAGGATGCAGCCACGTTGTCCGGCGGGGAACAACAGATGCTGGCGATGGGCCGCGCTTTGATGACGAAGCCGAAGCTGCTGCTTTTGGATGAGCCTTCAATGGGATTGGCGCCTATTTTCATCAAGGAAATCTTCCATATCATCCAGGATATCCAGAAACAAGGCACGACGATTCTCTTGATCGAGCAGAACGCAAACGTTGCGCTGAAGATCGCGAATCGCGGGTATGTATTGGAGACGGGAAATATCGTATTGACCGGAACCGGGGAAGAATTATTGGCAAGTGACGAAGTTCAGAAAGCTTACTTAGGAGGCTAA
- a CDS encoding CBS domain-containing protein translates to MDVQSYMSTDLVTIQPSTKIIEALDLMKEHKIHRLPVVQGETIVGLITEGIIERNTPSSMTSLDMHEVNYLLNKTTVADIMEKRVVTINKEALLEEAAVMMRENGISVLPVVETGNRLIGIITEKDIFSAFIDVLGYYTPGVRVVVNIHEDKKGVLEDLTDIFSDENINIQQIATYRKMGYVQVVVQLESKDIDGIRARLEEHGYEIGSIIYKPERV, encoded by the coding sequence ATGGATGTACAAAGCTATATGTCAACGGATTTAGTAACGATTCAACCTTCAACAAAGATCATCGAAGCTTTGGATCTGATGAAAGAGCACAAGATCCACCGTCTGCCGGTCGTACAAGGCGAGACCATCGTAGGACTGATCACGGAGGGCATCATCGAACGCAATACGCCTTCCAGCATGACCAGTCTGGATATGCATGAAGTCAACTATCTGTTGAACAAAACGACAGTGGCCGACATCATGGAAAAACGCGTTGTGACCATCAATAAGGAAGCACTTTTGGAAGAAGCGGCCGTAATGATGCGCGAGAATGGCATCAGCGTATTGCCGGTAGTCGAGACAGGCAACCGCCTGATCGGAATCATCACCGAAAAAGATATCTTCTCGGCCTTCATCGATGTGTTGGGCTACTACACACCGGGCGTCCGCGTTGTCGTCAATATCCATGAAGACAAAAAAGGCGTCCTCGAAGACCTGACCGATATCTTCTCCGATGAGAACATCAACATCCAACAGATTGCGACGTACCGCAAAATGGGCTATGTTCAAGTCGTCGTCCAACTGGAAAGCAAAGACATCGACGGCATCCGTGCCAGACTCGAAGAACACGGCTACGAAATCGGGTCAATCATCTACAAACCAGAAAGAGTGTAG